The Lutra lutra chromosome 10, mLutLut1.2, whole genome shotgun sequence genome contains a region encoding:
- the BRSK2 gene encoding serine/threonine-protein kinase BRSK2 isoform X3, which translates to MTSTGKDGGGAQHAQYVGPYRLEKTLGKGQTGLVKLGIHCVTCQKVAIKIVNREKLSESVLMKVEREIAILKLIEHPHVLKLHDVYENKKYLYLVLEHVSGGELFDYLVKKGRLTPKEARKFFRQIISALDFCHSHSICHRDLKPENLLLDEKNNIRVADFGMASLQVGDSLLETSCGSPHYACPEVIRGEKYDGRKADVWSCGVILFALLVGALPFDDDNLRQLLEKVKRGVFHMPHFIPPDCQSLLRGMIEVDAARRLTLEHIQKHIWYIGGKNEPEPEQPIPRKVQIRSLPSLEDIDPDVLDSMHSLGCFRDRNKLLQDLLSGEENQEKMIYFLLLDRKERYPSHEDEDLPPRNEIDPPRKRVDSPMLNRHGKRRPERKSMEVLSVTDGGSPVPARRAIEMAQHGQRSRSISGASSGLSTSPLSSPRVTPHPSPRGSPLPTPKGTPVHTPKESPAGTPNPTPPSSPSVGGVPWRTRLNSIKNSFLGSPRFHRRKLQVPTPEEMSNLTPESSPELAKKSWFGNFINLEKEEQIFVVIKDKALSSIKADIVHAFLSIPSLSHSVISQTSFRAEYKATGGPAVFQKPVKFQVDITYTEGGAAHKENGIYSVTFTLLSGPSRRFKRVVETIQTQLLSTHDQPSAQHLSDTTNCMEMMTGRLSKCGSPLSSFFDVIKQLFSDEKNGQAAPAPSTAAKPSAHGPLGDAAAAGPGPGGDAACPPAPDPARTAPPAARREQP; encoded by the exons GCCTGGTGAAGCTGGGGATTCACTGTGTCACATGCCAGAAGGTGGCTATTAAAATCGTCAACCGGGAGAAGCTCAGCGAGTCTGTGCTGATGAAG GTCGAGCGGGAGATCGCCATCCTGAAGCTCATTGAACACCCCCACGTTCTAAAGCTACACGAcgtttatgaaaacaaaaaatattt ATACCTGGTGCTAGAACACGTGTCTGGTGGGGAGCTCTTCGACTACCTTGTCAAGAAGGGGAGGCTGACCCCCAAAGAGGCCCGGAAGTTCTTCCGGCAGATCATCTCCGCGCTGGACTTCTGTCACAGCCACTCTATATG CCACAGGGATCTGAAGCCGGAAAACCTGCTGCTAGACGAGAAGAACAACATCCGGGTGGCCGACTTCGGGATGGCGTCGCTGCAGGTTGGCGACAGTCTGCTGGAGACCAGCTGCGG ATCCCCCCACTACGCCTGTCCCGAGGTGATCCGG GGGGAGAAGTACGACGGCCGCAAGGCGGACGTGTGGAGCTGCGGTGTCATCCTCTTTGCCCTGCTGGTG GGGGCTCTGCCCTTCGATGATGACAACCTGCGACAGCTGCTGGAGAAGGTGAAGCGCGGCGTGTTCCACATGCCCCACTTCATCCCGCCCGACTGCCAGAGCCTGCTGCGCGGCATGATCGAGGTGGACGCAGCCCGGCGCCTCACG CTAGAGCACATTCAGAAACACATATGGTATAT AGGGGGCAAGAACGAGCCGGAGCCAGAGCAGCCCATCCCCCGCAAGGTGCAGATCCGCTCGCTGCCCAGCCTGGAGGACATCGACCCCGACGTGCTGGACAGCATGCACTCGCTGGGCTGCTTCCGGGACCGTAACAAGCTTCTACAGGACCTGCTGTCCGGGGA GGAGAACCAGGAGAAGatgatttatttccttctcctggACCGGAAAGAGAGGTACCCGAGCCACGAGGACGAGGACCTGCCCCCCAGAAATGAAATAG ACCCTCCCCGGAAGCGTGTGGACTCCCCGATGCTGAACCGGCATGGCAAGCGGCGGCCTGAACGCAAGTCCATGGAGGTGCTCAGCGTGACGGACGGCGGCTCCCCGGTGCCCGCGCGGAGGGCCATCGAGATGGCCCAGCATGGCCAGAG GTCCAGGTCCATCAGTGGCGCTTCCTCGGGCCTGTCCACCAGCCCGCTGAGCAGCCCCCGG GtgacccctcacccctctccaaGGGgtagtcccctccccacccctaagGGGACGCCTGTGCATACGCCCAAGGAGAGCCCGGCAGGCACGCCGAACCCCACGCCCCCGTCCAGCCCCAGCGTCGGAGGGGTGCCCTGGAGGACACGGCTCAACTCCATCAAGAACAGCTTCCTGGGGTCGCCCCGCTTCCACCGCCGGAAACTGCAGG TTCCGACACCAGAGGAGATGTCCAACCTGACCCCGGAGTCGTCTCCAGA gctcgcCAAGAAGTCCTGGTTCGGGAACTTCATCAAcctggagaaggaggagcagatcTTTGTAGTCATCAAGGACAAAGCCCTGAGCTCCATCAAAGCAGACATCGTTCACGCCTTCCTGTCG ATCCCCAGCCTCAGCCACAGCGTCATCTCCCAGACGAGCTTCCGGGCGGAGTATAAGGCGACGGGGGGCCCGGCAGTGTTCCAGAAGCCGGTCAAATTCCAAGTGGACATCACCTACACGGAGGGCGGGGCGGCACACAAGGAGAACGGCATCTACTCCGTCACGTTCACGCTCCTGTCAG GCCCCAGCCGCCGCTTCAAGAGGGTCGTGGAGACCATTCAGACCCAGTTACTGAGCACACACGACCAGCCCTCTGCCCAGCACTTGTCAG ACACCACTAACTGTATGGAAATGATGACGGGGAGGCTTTCCAAATGTG GCAGCCCATTGAGTAGCTTCTTTGACGTAATTAAACAACTTTTTTCAGACGAGAAGAACGGGCAGGCGGCCCCGGCCCCCAGCACGGCCGCCAAGCCGAGTGCCCACGGCCCCCTCGGTGACGCCGCGGCCGCCGGCCCGGGCCCTGGAGGGGACGCCGCGTGCCCGCCGGCCCCGGACCCGGCCCGGAcggcgccgcccgccgcccgccgcgaGCAGCCTTAG
- the BRSK2 gene encoding serine/threonine-protein kinase BRSK2 isoform X5, which translates to MKVEREIAILKLIEHPHVLKLHDVYENKKYLYLVLEHVSGGELFDYLVKKGRLTPKEARKFFRQIISALDFCHSHSICHRDLKPENLLLDEKNNIRVADFGMASLQVGDSLLETSCGSPHYACPEVIRGEKYDGRKADVWSCGVILFALLVGALPFDDDNLRQLLEKVKRGVFHMPHFIPPDCQSLLRGMIEVDAARRLTLEHIQKHIWYIGGKNEPEPEQPIPRKVQIRSLPSLEDIDPDVLDSMHSLGCFRDRNKLLQDLLSGEENQEKMIYFLLLDRKERYPSHEDEDLPPRNEIDPPRKRVDSPMLNRHGKRRPERKSMEVLSVTDGGSPVPARRAIEMAQHGQSKAVFSKSLDIAEAHPQFSKEDRSRSISGASSGLSTSPLSSPRVTPHPSPRGSPLPTPKGTPVHTPKESPAGTPNPTPPSSPSVGGVPWRTRLNSIKNSFLGSPRFHRRKLQVPTPEEMSNLTPESSPELAKKSWFGNFINLEKEEQIFVVIKDKALSSIKADIVHAFLSIPSLSHSVISQTSFRAEYKATGGPAVFQKPVKFQVDITYTEGGAAHKENGIYSVTFTLLSGPSRRFKRVVETIQTQLLSTHDQPSAQHLSDTTNCMEMMTGRLSKCGSPLSSFFDVIKQLFSDEKNGQAAPAPSTAAKPSAHGPLGDAAAAGPGPGGDAACPPAPDPARTAPPAARREQP; encoded by the exons ATGAAG GTCGAGCGGGAGATCGCCATCCTGAAGCTCATTGAACACCCCCACGTTCTAAAGCTACACGAcgtttatgaaaacaaaaaatattt ATACCTGGTGCTAGAACACGTGTCTGGTGGGGAGCTCTTCGACTACCTTGTCAAGAAGGGGAGGCTGACCCCCAAAGAGGCCCGGAAGTTCTTCCGGCAGATCATCTCCGCGCTGGACTTCTGTCACAGCCACTCTATATG CCACAGGGATCTGAAGCCGGAAAACCTGCTGCTAGACGAGAAGAACAACATCCGGGTGGCCGACTTCGGGATGGCGTCGCTGCAGGTTGGCGACAGTCTGCTGGAGACCAGCTGCGG ATCCCCCCACTACGCCTGTCCCGAGGTGATCCGG GGGGAGAAGTACGACGGCCGCAAGGCGGACGTGTGGAGCTGCGGTGTCATCCTCTTTGCCCTGCTGGTG GGGGCTCTGCCCTTCGATGATGACAACCTGCGACAGCTGCTGGAGAAGGTGAAGCGCGGCGTGTTCCACATGCCCCACTTCATCCCGCCCGACTGCCAGAGCCTGCTGCGCGGCATGATCGAGGTGGACGCAGCCCGGCGCCTCACG CTAGAGCACATTCAGAAACACATATGGTATAT AGGGGGCAAGAACGAGCCGGAGCCAGAGCAGCCCATCCCCCGCAAGGTGCAGATCCGCTCGCTGCCCAGCCTGGAGGACATCGACCCCGACGTGCTGGACAGCATGCACTCGCTGGGCTGCTTCCGGGACCGTAACAAGCTTCTACAGGACCTGCTGTCCGGGGA GGAGAACCAGGAGAAGatgatttatttccttctcctggACCGGAAAGAGAGGTACCCGAGCCACGAGGACGAGGACCTGCCCCCCAGAAATGAAATAG ACCCTCCCCGGAAGCGTGTGGACTCCCCGATGCTGAACCGGCATGGCAAGCGGCGGCCTGAACGCAAGTCCATGGAGGTGCTCAGCGTGACGGACGGCGGCTCCCCGGTGCCCGCGCGGAGGGCCATCGAGATGGCCCAGCATGGCCAGAG TAAAGCAGTGTTCAGTAAAAGCCTGGATATCGCTGAAGCCCACCCCCAATTCAGCAAAGAAGACAG GTCCAGGTCCATCAGTGGCGCTTCCTCGGGCCTGTCCACCAGCCCGCTGAGCAGCCCCCGG GtgacccctcacccctctccaaGGGgtagtcccctccccacccctaagGGGACGCCTGTGCATACGCCCAAGGAGAGCCCGGCAGGCACGCCGAACCCCACGCCCCCGTCCAGCCCCAGCGTCGGAGGGGTGCCCTGGAGGACACGGCTCAACTCCATCAAGAACAGCTTCCTGGGGTCGCCCCGCTTCCACCGCCGGAAACTGCAGG TTCCGACACCAGAGGAGATGTCCAACCTGACCCCGGAGTCGTCTCCAGA gctcgcCAAGAAGTCCTGGTTCGGGAACTTCATCAAcctggagaaggaggagcagatcTTTGTAGTCATCAAGGACAAAGCCCTGAGCTCCATCAAAGCAGACATCGTTCACGCCTTCCTGTCG ATCCCCAGCCTCAGCCACAGCGTCATCTCCCAGACGAGCTTCCGGGCGGAGTATAAGGCGACGGGGGGCCCGGCAGTGTTCCAGAAGCCGGTCAAATTCCAAGTGGACATCACCTACACGGAGGGCGGGGCGGCACACAAGGAGAACGGCATCTACTCCGTCACGTTCACGCTCCTGTCAG GCCCCAGCCGCCGCTTCAAGAGGGTCGTGGAGACCATTCAGACCCAGTTACTGAGCACACACGACCAGCCCTCTGCCCAGCACTTGTCAG ACACCACTAACTGTATGGAAATGATGACGGGGAGGCTTTCCAAATGTG GCAGCCCATTGAGTAGCTTCTTTGACGTAATTAAACAACTTTTTTCAGACGAGAAGAACGGGCAGGCGGCCCCGGCCCCCAGCACGGCCGCCAAGCCGAGTGCCCACGGCCCCCTCGGTGACGCCGCGGCCGCCGGCCCGGGCCCTGGAGGGGACGCCGCGTGCCCGCCGGCCCCGGACCCGGCCCGGAcggcgccgcccgccgcccgccgcgaGCAGCCTTAG
- the BRSK2 gene encoding serine/threonine-protein kinase BRSK2 isoform X8, giving the protein MTSTGKDGGGAQHAQYVGPYRLEKTLGKGQTGLVKLGIHCVTCQKVAIKIVNREKLSESVLMKVEREIAILKLIEHPHVLKLHDVYENKKYLYLVLEHVSGGELFDYLVKKGRLTPKEARKFFRQIISALDFCHSHSICHRDLKPENLLLDEKNNIRVADFGMASLQVGDSLLETSCGSPHYACPEVIRGEKYDGRKADVWSCGVILFALLVGALPFDDDNLRQLLEKVKRGVFHMPHFIPPDCQSLLRGMIEVDAARRLTLEHIQKHIWYIGGKNEPEPEQPIPRKVQIRSLPSLEDIDPDVLDSMHSLGCFRDRNKLLQDLLSGEENQEKMIYFLLLDRKERYPSHEDEDLPPRNEIDPPRKRVDSPMLNRHGKRRPERKSMEVLSVTDGGSPVPARRAIEMAQHGQSKAVFSKSLDIAEAHPQFSKEDRSRSISGASSGLSTSPLSSPRVTPHPSPRGSPLPTPKGTPVHTPKESPAGTPNPTPPSSPSVGGVPWRTRLNSIKNSFLGSPRFHRRKLQVPTPEEMSNLTPESSPELAKKSWFGNFINLEKEEQIFVVIKDKALSSIKADIVHAFLSIPSLSHSVISQTSFRAEYKATGGPAVFQKPVKFQVDITYTEGGAAHKENGIYSVTFTLLSGPSRRFKRVVETIQTQLLSTHDQPSAQHLSGTVPKT; this is encoded by the exons GCCTGGTGAAGCTGGGGATTCACTGTGTCACATGCCAGAAGGTGGCTATTAAAATCGTCAACCGGGAGAAGCTCAGCGAGTCTGTGCTGATGAAG GTCGAGCGGGAGATCGCCATCCTGAAGCTCATTGAACACCCCCACGTTCTAAAGCTACACGAcgtttatgaaaacaaaaaatattt ATACCTGGTGCTAGAACACGTGTCTGGTGGGGAGCTCTTCGACTACCTTGTCAAGAAGGGGAGGCTGACCCCCAAAGAGGCCCGGAAGTTCTTCCGGCAGATCATCTCCGCGCTGGACTTCTGTCACAGCCACTCTATATG CCACAGGGATCTGAAGCCGGAAAACCTGCTGCTAGACGAGAAGAACAACATCCGGGTGGCCGACTTCGGGATGGCGTCGCTGCAGGTTGGCGACAGTCTGCTGGAGACCAGCTGCGG ATCCCCCCACTACGCCTGTCCCGAGGTGATCCGG GGGGAGAAGTACGACGGCCGCAAGGCGGACGTGTGGAGCTGCGGTGTCATCCTCTTTGCCCTGCTGGTG GGGGCTCTGCCCTTCGATGATGACAACCTGCGACAGCTGCTGGAGAAGGTGAAGCGCGGCGTGTTCCACATGCCCCACTTCATCCCGCCCGACTGCCAGAGCCTGCTGCGCGGCATGATCGAGGTGGACGCAGCCCGGCGCCTCACG CTAGAGCACATTCAGAAACACATATGGTATAT AGGGGGCAAGAACGAGCCGGAGCCAGAGCAGCCCATCCCCCGCAAGGTGCAGATCCGCTCGCTGCCCAGCCTGGAGGACATCGACCCCGACGTGCTGGACAGCATGCACTCGCTGGGCTGCTTCCGGGACCGTAACAAGCTTCTACAGGACCTGCTGTCCGGGGA GGAGAACCAGGAGAAGatgatttatttccttctcctggACCGGAAAGAGAGGTACCCGAGCCACGAGGACGAGGACCTGCCCCCCAGAAATGAAATAG ACCCTCCCCGGAAGCGTGTGGACTCCCCGATGCTGAACCGGCATGGCAAGCGGCGGCCTGAACGCAAGTCCATGGAGGTGCTCAGCGTGACGGACGGCGGCTCCCCGGTGCCCGCGCGGAGGGCCATCGAGATGGCCCAGCATGGCCAGAG TAAAGCAGTGTTCAGTAAAAGCCTGGATATCGCTGAAGCCCACCCCCAATTCAGCAAAGAAGACAG GTCCAGGTCCATCAGTGGCGCTTCCTCGGGCCTGTCCACCAGCCCGCTGAGCAGCCCCCGG GtgacccctcacccctctccaaGGGgtagtcccctccccacccctaagGGGACGCCTGTGCATACGCCCAAGGAGAGCCCGGCAGGCACGCCGAACCCCACGCCCCCGTCCAGCCCCAGCGTCGGAGGGGTGCCCTGGAGGACACGGCTCAACTCCATCAAGAACAGCTTCCTGGGGTCGCCCCGCTTCCACCGCCGGAAACTGCAGG TTCCGACACCAGAGGAGATGTCCAACCTGACCCCGGAGTCGTCTCCAGA gctcgcCAAGAAGTCCTGGTTCGGGAACTTCATCAAcctggagaaggaggagcagatcTTTGTAGTCATCAAGGACAAAGCCCTGAGCTCCATCAAAGCAGACATCGTTCACGCCTTCCTGTCG ATCCCCAGCCTCAGCCACAGCGTCATCTCCCAGACGAGCTTCCGGGCGGAGTATAAGGCGACGGGGGGCCCGGCAGTGTTCCAGAAGCCGGTCAAATTCCAAGTGGACATCACCTACACGGAGGGCGGGGCGGCACACAAGGAGAACGGCATCTACTCCGTCACGTTCACGCTCCTGTCAG GCCCCAGCCGCCGCTTCAAGAGGGTCGTGGAGACCATTCAGACCCAGTTACTGAGCACACACGACCAGCCCTCTGCCCAGCACTTGTCAG GAACAGTCCCGAAAACTTAA
- the BRSK2 gene encoding serine/threonine-protein kinase BRSK2 isoform X4, translated as MTSTGKDGGGAQHAQYVGPYRLEKTLGKGQTGLVKLGIHCVTCQKVAIKIVNREKLSESVLMKVEREIAILKLIEHPHVLKLHDVYENKKYLYLVLEHVSGGELFDYLVKKGRLTPKEARKFFRQIISALDFCHSHSICHRDLKPENLLLDEKNNIRVADFGMASLQVGDSLLETSCGSPHYACPEVIRGEKYDGRKADVWSCGVILFALLVGALPFDDDNLRQLLEKVKRGVFHMPHFIPPDCQSLLRGMIEVDAARRLTLEHIQKHIWYIGGKNEPEPEQPIPRKVQIRSLPSLEDIDPDVLDSMHSLGCFRDRNKLLQDLLSGEENQEKMIYFLLLDRKERYPSHEDEDLPPRNEIDPPRKRVDSPMLNRHGKRRPERKSMEVLSVTDGGSPVPARRAIEMAQHGQRSRSISGASSGLSTSPLSSPRVTPHPSPRGSPLPTPKGTPVHTPKESPAGTPNPTPPSSPSVGGVPWRTRLNSIKNSFLGSPRFHRRKLQVPTPEEMSNLTPESSPELAKKSWFGNFINLEKEEQIFVVIKDKALSSIKADIVHAFLSIPSLSHSVISQTSFRAEYKATGGPAVFQKPVKFQVDITYTEGGAAHKENGIYSVTFTLLSGPSRRFKRVVETIQTQLLSTHDQPSAQHLSDTTNCMEMMTGRLSKCDEKNGQAAPAPSTAAKPSAHGPLGDAAAAGPGPGGDAACPPAPDPARTAPPAARREQP; from the exons GCCTGGTGAAGCTGGGGATTCACTGTGTCACATGCCAGAAGGTGGCTATTAAAATCGTCAACCGGGAGAAGCTCAGCGAGTCTGTGCTGATGAAG GTCGAGCGGGAGATCGCCATCCTGAAGCTCATTGAACACCCCCACGTTCTAAAGCTACACGAcgtttatgaaaacaaaaaatattt ATACCTGGTGCTAGAACACGTGTCTGGTGGGGAGCTCTTCGACTACCTTGTCAAGAAGGGGAGGCTGACCCCCAAAGAGGCCCGGAAGTTCTTCCGGCAGATCATCTCCGCGCTGGACTTCTGTCACAGCCACTCTATATG CCACAGGGATCTGAAGCCGGAAAACCTGCTGCTAGACGAGAAGAACAACATCCGGGTGGCCGACTTCGGGATGGCGTCGCTGCAGGTTGGCGACAGTCTGCTGGAGACCAGCTGCGG ATCCCCCCACTACGCCTGTCCCGAGGTGATCCGG GGGGAGAAGTACGACGGCCGCAAGGCGGACGTGTGGAGCTGCGGTGTCATCCTCTTTGCCCTGCTGGTG GGGGCTCTGCCCTTCGATGATGACAACCTGCGACAGCTGCTGGAGAAGGTGAAGCGCGGCGTGTTCCACATGCCCCACTTCATCCCGCCCGACTGCCAGAGCCTGCTGCGCGGCATGATCGAGGTGGACGCAGCCCGGCGCCTCACG CTAGAGCACATTCAGAAACACATATGGTATAT AGGGGGCAAGAACGAGCCGGAGCCAGAGCAGCCCATCCCCCGCAAGGTGCAGATCCGCTCGCTGCCCAGCCTGGAGGACATCGACCCCGACGTGCTGGACAGCATGCACTCGCTGGGCTGCTTCCGGGACCGTAACAAGCTTCTACAGGACCTGCTGTCCGGGGA GGAGAACCAGGAGAAGatgatttatttccttctcctggACCGGAAAGAGAGGTACCCGAGCCACGAGGACGAGGACCTGCCCCCCAGAAATGAAATAG ACCCTCCCCGGAAGCGTGTGGACTCCCCGATGCTGAACCGGCATGGCAAGCGGCGGCCTGAACGCAAGTCCATGGAGGTGCTCAGCGTGACGGACGGCGGCTCCCCGGTGCCCGCGCGGAGGGCCATCGAGATGGCCCAGCATGGCCAGAG GTCCAGGTCCATCAGTGGCGCTTCCTCGGGCCTGTCCACCAGCCCGCTGAGCAGCCCCCGG GtgacccctcacccctctccaaGGGgtagtcccctccccacccctaagGGGACGCCTGTGCATACGCCCAAGGAGAGCCCGGCAGGCACGCCGAACCCCACGCCCCCGTCCAGCCCCAGCGTCGGAGGGGTGCCCTGGAGGACACGGCTCAACTCCATCAAGAACAGCTTCCTGGGGTCGCCCCGCTTCCACCGCCGGAAACTGCAGG TTCCGACACCAGAGGAGATGTCCAACCTGACCCCGGAGTCGTCTCCAGA gctcgcCAAGAAGTCCTGGTTCGGGAACTTCATCAAcctggagaaggaggagcagatcTTTGTAGTCATCAAGGACAAAGCCCTGAGCTCCATCAAAGCAGACATCGTTCACGCCTTCCTGTCG ATCCCCAGCCTCAGCCACAGCGTCATCTCCCAGACGAGCTTCCGGGCGGAGTATAAGGCGACGGGGGGCCCGGCAGTGTTCCAGAAGCCGGTCAAATTCCAAGTGGACATCACCTACACGGAGGGCGGGGCGGCACACAAGGAGAACGGCATCTACTCCGTCACGTTCACGCTCCTGTCAG GCCCCAGCCGCCGCTTCAAGAGGGTCGTGGAGACCATTCAGACCCAGTTACTGAGCACACACGACCAGCCCTCTGCCCAGCACTTGTCAG ACACCACTAACTGTATGGAAATGATGACGGGGAGGCTTTCCAAATGTG ACGAGAAGAACGGGCAGGCGGCCCCGGCCCCCAGCACGGCCGCCAAGCCGAGTGCCCACGGCCCCCTCGGTGACGCCGCGGCCGCCGGCCCGGGCCCTGGAGGGGACGCCGCGTGCCCGCCGGCCCCGGACCCGGCCCGGAcggcgccgcccgccgcccgccgcgaGCAGCCTTAG
- the BRSK2 gene encoding serine/threonine-protein kinase BRSK2 isoform X7, which produces MTSTGKDGGGAQHAQYVGPYRLEKTLGKGQTGLVKLGIHCVTCQKVAIKIVNREKLSESVLMKVEREIAILKLIEHPHVLKLHDVYENKKYLYLVLEHVSGGELFDYLVKKGRLTPKEARKFFRQIISALDFCHSHSICHRDLKPENLLLDEKNNIRVADFGMASLQVGDSLLETSCGSPHYACPEVIRGEKYDGRKADVWSCGVILFALLVGALPFDDDNLRQLLEKVKRGVFHMPHFIPPDCQSLLRGMIEVDAARRLTLEHIQKHIWYIGGKNEPEPEQPIPRKVQIRSLPSLEDIDPDVLDSMHSLGCFRDRNKLLQDLLSGEENQEKMIYFLLLDRKERYPSHEDEDLPPRNEIDPPRKRVDSPMLNRHGKRRPERKSMEVLSVTDGGSPVPARRAIEMAQHGQSKAVFSKSLDIAEAHPQFSKEDRSRSISGASSGLSTSPLSSPRVTPHPSPRGSPLPTPKGTPVHTPKESPAGTPNPTPPSSPSVGGVPWRTRLNSIKNSFLGSPRFHRRKLQVPTPEEMSNLTPESSPELAKKSWFGNFINLEKEEQIFVVIKDKALSSIKADIVHAFLSIPSLSHSVISQTSFRAEYKATGGPAVFQKPVKFQVDITYTEGGAAHKENGIYSVTFTLLSGPSRRFKRVVETIQTQLLSTHDQPSAQHLSDTTNCMEMMTGRLSKCGTVPKT; this is translated from the exons GCCTGGTGAAGCTGGGGATTCACTGTGTCACATGCCAGAAGGTGGCTATTAAAATCGTCAACCGGGAGAAGCTCAGCGAGTCTGTGCTGATGAAG GTCGAGCGGGAGATCGCCATCCTGAAGCTCATTGAACACCCCCACGTTCTAAAGCTACACGAcgtttatgaaaacaaaaaatattt ATACCTGGTGCTAGAACACGTGTCTGGTGGGGAGCTCTTCGACTACCTTGTCAAGAAGGGGAGGCTGACCCCCAAAGAGGCCCGGAAGTTCTTCCGGCAGATCATCTCCGCGCTGGACTTCTGTCACAGCCACTCTATATG CCACAGGGATCTGAAGCCGGAAAACCTGCTGCTAGACGAGAAGAACAACATCCGGGTGGCCGACTTCGGGATGGCGTCGCTGCAGGTTGGCGACAGTCTGCTGGAGACCAGCTGCGG ATCCCCCCACTACGCCTGTCCCGAGGTGATCCGG GGGGAGAAGTACGACGGCCGCAAGGCGGACGTGTGGAGCTGCGGTGTCATCCTCTTTGCCCTGCTGGTG GGGGCTCTGCCCTTCGATGATGACAACCTGCGACAGCTGCTGGAGAAGGTGAAGCGCGGCGTGTTCCACATGCCCCACTTCATCCCGCCCGACTGCCAGAGCCTGCTGCGCGGCATGATCGAGGTGGACGCAGCCCGGCGCCTCACG CTAGAGCACATTCAGAAACACATATGGTATAT AGGGGGCAAGAACGAGCCGGAGCCAGAGCAGCCCATCCCCCGCAAGGTGCAGATCCGCTCGCTGCCCAGCCTGGAGGACATCGACCCCGACGTGCTGGACAGCATGCACTCGCTGGGCTGCTTCCGGGACCGTAACAAGCTTCTACAGGACCTGCTGTCCGGGGA GGAGAACCAGGAGAAGatgatttatttccttctcctggACCGGAAAGAGAGGTACCCGAGCCACGAGGACGAGGACCTGCCCCCCAGAAATGAAATAG ACCCTCCCCGGAAGCGTGTGGACTCCCCGATGCTGAACCGGCATGGCAAGCGGCGGCCTGAACGCAAGTCCATGGAGGTGCTCAGCGTGACGGACGGCGGCTCCCCGGTGCCCGCGCGGAGGGCCATCGAGATGGCCCAGCATGGCCAGAG TAAAGCAGTGTTCAGTAAAAGCCTGGATATCGCTGAAGCCCACCCCCAATTCAGCAAAGAAGACAG GTCCAGGTCCATCAGTGGCGCTTCCTCGGGCCTGTCCACCAGCCCGCTGAGCAGCCCCCGG GtgacccctcacccctctccaaGGGgtagtcccctccccacccctaagGGGACGCCTGTGCATACGCCCAAGGAGAGCCCGGCAGGCACGCCGAACCCCACGCCCCCGTCCAGCCCCAGCGTCGGAGGGGTGCCCTGGAGGACACGGCTCAACTCCATCAAGAACAGCTTCCTGGGGTCGCCCCGCTTCCACCGCCGGAAACTGCAGG TTCCGACACCAGAGGAGATGTCCAACCTGACCCCGGAGTCGTCTCCAGA gctcgcCAAGAAGTCCTGGTTCGGGAACTTCATCAAcctggagaaggaggagcagatcTTTGTAGTCATCAAGGACAAAGCCCTGAGCTCCATCAAAGCAGACATCGTTCACGCCTTCCTGTCG ATCCCCAGCCTCAGCCACAGCGTCATCTCCCAGACGAGCTTCCGGGCGGAGTATAAGGCGACGGGGGGCCCGGCAGTGTTCCAGAAGCCGGTCAAATTCCAAGTGGACATCACCTACACGGAGGGCGGGGCGGCACACAAGGAGAACGGCATCTACTCCGTCACGTTCACGCTCCTGTCAG GCCCCAGCCGCCGCTTCAAGAGGGTCGTGGAGACCATTCAGACCCAGTTACTGAGCACACACGACCAGCCCTCTGCCCAGCACTTGTCAG ACACCACTAACTGTATGGAAATGATGACGGGGAGGCTTTCCAAATGTG GAACAGTCCCGAAAACTTAA